In Anthonomus grandis grandis chromosome 17, icAntGran1.3, whole genome shotgun sequence, the DNA window ttATGTATATAACTTGccaacacctaatcaaaaattaagctttttgATTTGCTGTTTGCTTTGGATATtgcgattaaataataaaattatgagattccttattaaatgaaatttgaattttcccgcCCAAAtgtggccacgcctttctaccatttttaTTGGTCCAATTAAGTACGTctaactgtcaagttagttacaataatttccgttgccaagcgagaggatgctagcagatttgtcagaagaattacTTGCGGCTATTCATACACCGTCACAATTAGTCCTGACATTTGAAATGTCACTGTCACCGTTGTCTTTAACTTTTGAggttatttgttatttattctGTTTTCCGTTGttgttataataaatgttattatattaaaaaaggtCATGGTAAGTAagtacttatatttattttatttctatatctTATAAATGTAACTTGTATTTTAGCGCATAAAATATGGATAAAGAACAAGTATGTGGTAATTGCAACAAATCATTTTATGATATTTCAAACTTACGAaggcatataaaaaattttcatgaaaatgatGCCTTATTATTACCTTCGTATAAGTATAAAAACGAAAATGATTATGCTTACACCTGCAATTGTGGCAAAAATTTCTCAAGGAAAAACCTGTTTACTTATCACTTAAAAAGTCATTCAAAAGATGGTGAATCTTCTAACATAAATGTACAGGGGCAAAAATTTCCAATATGTAATTTTACTTGCATTTCTGAAGATCTTCATAAACATTTTACAAGTTGTCATGATATACTTATTAAGCAGGAGCTTTTAACATTTGAAACTTTCGAAGATTTTGAGAGTTTTAAAAACAACTTTGAAAATGAGACTGGGTCTAGGTTTATAATACTCCAAAGTAAAACATTATCATCAGGCAAATATGTAAAGTATGCTTGTAACAGGTCTGGTGACTACAATCCATCACTTCAAAATCGTAAACGTCATTTGAAGACCCAAGGTACCAATAAAATCAATGGGACCTGCCCTGCAGGGATTACCCTTTCAGGAGGTGATGATATAAAATGGAcctgtaaaattataaaaaatcatgtagggcataacaaagatctgggccatttaaatttaagctcCTTGGAAAGGAAAATATGTGCggaaaaaattgcttcaaaagtACACTTTCAAGTGATTCTGAATGATATCAGAGACTCTGTGTCTGACTCAAAATTGCAAAGATTGCATCTGTTAACTCGAAAAGACCTTTTTAACATTGAAAAGTCGTACAATTTATGTTCAGAAGTCATAAGGCATAACAATGATGCAACAAGTGTCCAGGCATGGATCAATGAGATAAAAGAAGAAGGAAACATgtgtatattattttacaaattccaAGACACTGTTATTGAAGAGCACCCTGAATTAAAATAAGATGACTTTGTCCTTATAATGAATCAGGCTCAATGTGAAATATTACAAA includes these proteins:
- the LOC126746346 gene encoding uncharacterized protein LOC126746346, encoding MDKEQVCGNCNKSFYDISNLRRHIKNFHENDALLLPSYKYKNENDYAYTCNCGKNFSRKNLFTYHLKSHSKDGESSNINVQGQKFPICNFTCISEDLHKHFTSCHDILIKQELLTFETFEDFESFKNNFENETGSRFIILQSKTLSSGKYVKYACNRSGDYNPSLQNRKRHLKTQGTNKINGTCPAGITLSGGDDIKWTCKIIKNHVGHNKDLGHLNLSSLERKICAEKIASKVHFQVILNDIRDSVSDSKLQRLHLLTRKDLFNIEKSYNLCSEVIRHNNDATSVQAWINEIKEEGNMCILFYKFQDTVIEEHPELK